DNA sequence from the Burkholderiales bacterium genome:
CCCGCGAAATCTTCTGACCGCCCGCCATGAAGTTCTCCATTTTCCAGGCCAGCCGCCAGGGGGGTCGCAAATACAACCAGGACCGGGTGGCCTATTCCTACAGCAAGGATGCGCTGCTCATGGTGGTGGCCGATGGCATGGGCGGCCATTTCCATGGCGAGGTGGCGGCGCAGATCACGGTGGAGATGGTCACCGATCTTTTCCAGAAGCACGCGCGGCCCACCCTCAAGGACCCCCAGGCCTTCCTCAACCACGCCCTGCATGCCGCCCACAAGGCCATCACTGCTTACGCCGACAAGCATGGCCTGCTGGAATCGCCCCGCACCACCTGTGTCGCCTGTGTGGTGCAAAACAACACCGCCTGCTGGGCCCACGTGGGCGATTCTCGGCTCTATTTCTTCCGTGGCATGAAGCTCATCGCCCGCACCCACGATCACTCCAAGGTGCAGCAGATGTTCGACCAGGGGCGCATCAGCGAGGCGGAAATGCTCACCCATCCGGAACGCAACAAGATCTACAACTGCCTCGGGGGCATCCTGCCGCCGGAGGTGGAACTGTCCCGGCGCGTACCCATCCAGCAGGGGGACACACTGCTTCTGTGCACCGATGGCGTCTGGGGCGTGCTGTCGGAAACCGAGCTCGCCTCCATCCTGGACACCTACACCATCACCACGGCGATTCCGGAAATTCTCGACCACGCCGAATTCCGCGGTGGGGAGGAAGGGGACAACCTGTCCGCCATCGGCATGACCTGGGGTGAGCCGGTCAAACGGGGACTCGCCCAGGAGCTCATCACCACCCAGGGCATGCCCATCGACGAGGTGAGCACTCAGCTCGATCCCTTCAGCGTGAGCCGCGATCCCACCCAGCAAACCCAGATCACCGAGGCGGACATCGAGCGCGCCATTGAGGAAATCCAGGAAGCGATCCGCAAATACTCCAAATGAGCGGCGTATAATTTGGGTTTTGCTGCCCTCTGACCGCCATGCGCCCCAGCCAACGCCGAGCCGACGAACTGCGCCCCGTGCGCATCCTCCGCCATTACACCAAGCATGCCGAAGGGGCCGTGCTGATCCAGTGCGGGGACACCCACGTCATCTGCACCGCCAGCGTGCTGGACAAGGTGCCGCCCCACGTCAAGGGGACGGGCAGCGGCTGGGTGACGGCGGAATATGGGATGCTGCCGCGGGCGACGGGCACCCGCACCGACCGCGAGGCGGCGCGGGGCAAACAGAGCGGGCGCACCCTGGAAATCCAGCGCCTCATCGGCCGGGCGCTGCGTGCCGTGACCGATCTTGGCAAACTGGGGGAACGCACCATCCATCTCGACTGCGACGTGGTGCAGGCCGATGGTGGTACCCGTACCGCCAGCATCACCGGCGCCTTCGTCGCCCTGCACGACGCGGTGACCCATCTCCTCGCCCAGGGGG
Encoded proteins:
- the rph gene encoding ribonuclease PH; this encodes MRPSQRRADELRPVRILRHYTKHAEGAVLIQCGDTHVICTASVLDKVPPHVKGTGSGWVTAEYGMLPRATGTRTDREAARGKQSGRTLEIQRLIGRALRAVTDLGKLGERTIHLDCDVVQADGGTRTASITGAFVALHDAVTHLLAQGVITESPLRDFVAAVSVGIYQGVPVLDLDYAEDSQCDTDMNVVMTGSGGFVEIQGTAEGVPFSRSEMNALLDLAEKGIRELIAAQKAALAN
- a CDS encoding protein phosphatase 2C domain-containing protein, whose protein sequence is MKFSIFQASRQGGRKYNQDRVAYSYSKDALLMVVADGMGGHFHGEVAAQITVEMVTDLFQKHARPTLKDPQAFLNHALHAAHKAITAYADKHGLLESPRTTCVACVVQNNTACWAHVGDSRLYFFRGMKLIARTHDHSKVQQMFDQGRISEAEMLTHPERNKIYNCLGGILPPEVELSRRVPIQQGDTLLLCTDGVWGVLSETELASILDTYTITTAIPEILDHAEFRGGEEGDNLSAIGMTWGEPVKRGLAQELITTQGMPIDEVSTQLDPFSVSRDPTQQTQITEADIERAIEEIQEAIRKYSK